One genomic region from Vanessa tameamea isolate UH-Manoa-2023 chromosome 14, ilVanTame1 primary haplotype, whole genome shotgun sequence encodes:
- the LOC113395986 gene encoding kynureninase-like: MEKQFQDGNNYPLFMDNNDSLGHFRQRFYLKKDSIYMCGNSLGLATKDAEESILNVVDKWKEEAIKIWNVEENKYHLYSIHLAKLMAELVGVDDDEVAVTACTTVNIHQAVSTFYKPTKDKYKILVDDINFPTDRYAIESQVRLKGYEIKDAVKIVKCKGKFIDEDDVIEAMTPDVALVLLPTVYYRSAQILNMTKISEAAKKRNIIIGWDLSHAIGAVDVNLKSLDIDFAVWCTYKYLNGGPGSTASLYINRKHFDQIPGLAGWHGNKADTQFKLLQEFEHRRDATGWQIGTPHLFSMAGLEGSLKLFKEAGLKNIRKKSLHITAYLMFLVDTKLSGYGFTIGNPRDDEKRGGHVCLEHDEGYRISLALKARGVVPDYRDPNVIRLTPAALYTTYEEVYRMVEILLDIVRSESYKEISDARNMVV, translated from the coding sequence ATGGAAAAGCAATTTCAAGATGGAAATAACTATCCCCTATTCATGGACAACAACGATAGTCTAGGGCATTTTCGACAGCGTTTTTACTTGAAGAAGGACAGTATTTACATGTGTGGGAATTCGTTAGGACTAGCAACAAAGGACGCAGAGGAATCTATACTAAACGTTGTAGACAAATGGAAAGAAGAAGCCATAAAGATTTGGAACGTGGAGGAGAACAAATACCATCTATATTCAATACATTTAGCTAAATTAATGGCGGAATTGGTGGGTGTCGACGATGACGAAGTAGCCGTTACTGCTTGCACTACTGTTAACATACACCAGGCGGttagtacattttataaacCAACTAAAGATAAGTACAAAATACTCGTAGACGATATCAATTTTCCTACCGATCGATACGCCATTGAAAGCCAAGTCAGACTAAAGGGATACGAAATAAAAGATGcagttaaaattgttaaatgcaAAGGAAAATTTATCGATGAGGATGATGTTATTGAAGCAATGACTCCGGATGTCGCGTTGGTCTTGTTGCCGACAGTATATTACAGATCAGCGCAAATTTTAAACATGACAAAGATAAGTGAAGCGGCAAAAAAGAGGAATATTATCATAGGATGGGATTTAAGTCACGCTATTGGCGCGGtcgatgttaatttaaaatcattggaCATAGATTTTGCTGTTTGGTgcacgtataaatatttaaacggcGGTCCAGGTTCCACGGCAAGCTTATACATAAACAGAAAACACTTCGATCAGATCCCAGGCCTGGCTGGTTGGCACGGTAACAAGGCAGACACCCAATTCAAATTACTCCAAGAATTCGAACACCGGCGAGACGCTACCGGTTGGCAGATTGGAACACCGCACCTTTTTTCGATGGCGGGACTCGAGGGCTCCTTGAAGTTGTTCAAAGAAGCTGGTCTGAAGAATATTAGGAAGAAATCCCTCCACATCACCGCGTACTTAATGTTTCTAGTAGACACTAAGTTATCAGGTTACGGATTTACCATTGGTAACCCGAGGGACGATGAGAAGAGAGGGGGTCACGTGTGTTTGGAACATGACGAGGGCTACAGGATTTCGTTGGCGTTAAAGGCTCGAGGTGTCGTTCCAGATTACAGAGATCCGAATGTCATTCGTCTGACTCCCGCCGCTTTGTACACGACTTACGAAGAGGTCTATAGAATGGTTGAAATCTTGTTGGACATTGTTAGAAGCGAGTCTTATAAGGAAATTAGTGACGCAAGAAATATGGTCGTTTAA